Below is a genomic region from Desulfobaccales bacterium.
CCCTTTATGGGATTGGGGGAGGGGGGGTGGGGGAGGGGGTAAGGGGCCACTGCCCCTTAGCCCCCTCCCCCACACTCACCCCGCACAAAGGAAAGGCCATGGCGCAGACCCTTGTGGAGCAGATATTGGCGGCCCATCTGGTGGAGGGGGAACTCGTCCCCGGAGCCGAGATCGGGCTTAAGATCGATCACACCCTGACCCAGGACGCCACCGGCACCTTGGCCTATCTCGAGTTTGAGGCCATGGGGGTGCCCCGGGTGAAGACCGAGGTGGCGGTTTGCTACGTGGATCACAACCTCCTGCAGGCGGATTTCCGCAACGCCGATGATCATCGGTTTTTGCGCACCGTAGCGGCCCGCTACGGCCTCTATTTCTCCCCGCCGGGGAACGGCATCTGCCACCAGGTGCACCTGGAGCGCTTCAGCGCCCCGGGCAAGACCCTCATCGGCTCGGACAGCCACACCCCCACCGCCGGCGGGGCGGGCATGCTGGCCTTCGGGGCCGGGGGCCTGGATGTGGCCCTGGCCATGGCCGGCCAGCCCTTCTATCTCCCCATGCCCCGGGTGCTGGGGGTGCGCCTCACCGGCCGGTTGCCGGACTGGGTGTCGGCCAAGGATGTCATCCTGGCCCTTTTAGGGCGCCTCACGGTCCGGGGCGGCCGGGGCTACATCCTCGAGTATTTCGGGCCGGGGGTGAAGACCCTGAGCGTGCCGGAGCGGGCCGCCATCGCCAACATGGGGGCGGAGCTGGGGGCCACCTCCTCTATCTTCCCCTCCGATGAGAAGACCCGCACGTTCCTGCGGCTTCAGGGCCGGGAGCAGGACTGGCGGCCCCTCAAAGCCCAGGGGAGGCCCACCTACCACCGGGTGGAGGAGGTGGATCTGGCCGCCCTGGAGCCCATGGTGGCCCAGCCCTCCTCCCCGGACAACGTGGTGCCGGTCAGGGAGGCGGAAGGCATCCCGGTGGACCAGGTGCTCATCGGCTCCTGCGCCAACTCCTCTTTCCGGGACCTTATGGTGGTGGCCAAGGCCCTGGCGGGGAAGAAGGTGCACCCCCGGGTGAGCCTGGAGATCAACCCCGGCTCCCGGCAGGTGCTGGAGACTCTCATCCTGGCCGGGGGCCTGGTGCCGCTGTTGGAGGCCGGGGCCCGCATCATGCCGCCGGGCTGCTGGGGCTGCATCGGCATCGGCCAGGCACCGGCCACCGAGGCGGTGAGCGTGCGCACCTTCACCCGCAATTTTCCGGGGCGAAGCGGCACCAAGGGCGACCAGGTCTTTCTGGTGAGCCCCGAAACCGCTGCGGCCACGGCCATCTACGGCCAGCTCACTGACCCCCGGCGCTTGGGGCAGGCCCCCCGCATCGCCCTGCCCCGGTATTCCATCGTCAACGGCAAACACCTGGTGCCGCCCCTGCCGCCGGAGGAGGCCGCCCGGGTGGAGGTCCTGCGGGGCCCCAACATCGTGCCCTTCCCGGAGCTGACGCCATTGCCCGAGACCTGGCGGGGCGAAGTCTGGCTGGTCACCGGCGACAATGTGAGCACCGACGACATTTTGCCCGCGGGCAGCCAGATCCTGCCCCTGCGCAGCAATCTCCCCGCCATCAGCGAGTTTGCCTTCACCCGCCTGGATCCGGAGTTCCCCCGGCGGGTCAAAGGCCGGGGCGAAGGGGCCATCGTGGGCGGCGACAACTACGGCCAGGGCTCCTCCCGGGAGCACGCCGCTTTGGCCCCCCGCTATCTGGGGGTGCGGGTGAAGCTGGTCCGGAGCTTTGCCCGGATACACCTGGCCAACCTCATCAACTTCGGCATCCTGCCCCTCACCTTTGAAGATCCGGGGGATTATGCCTACCTCCACGAGGGCCAGGAGCTGGAGCTCCCCGAGGTCAAGGCCCGGCTGCTTGGCGGCGAGGAGCGCCTGCCCCTCAGGGTGAACGGCCGGGAGATCTGGGTCCGGGCCGAGCTCACCCCCCGGCAGCGGAAAATCCTCGCCCTGGGCGGCGCCCTGAACCTGGCCCGTGGGGCGTGAGCGAGGGCGGAGGGGGGCCGGACATGGAAGTCGCGGCCATACCTTGCAGGAATTAGCGATATAAAAAAGGAGAATAACGGAAAATGGGCGAAAATAGAGATAACGAAACATTGCTACAAAATGCCAGAGCAGGGTATCAAGCGGCAATCAATCTTCAAAGTGCGGAGGTTCAGCAGACATGGAATAGAAGCACTGTAATGACATTGGCAAATACTATACTATTGAATATGATATTTTTCATATCTGATAAAAAAATTTACTATTATATCATCTTTTGACCCCAATTGCAGGTTTTATAATTTGTATCATATGGTTTTTATTGATTAAAAGGGGGATGGATTATGAAAAATATTGGGTTTATTCTGCCAGAGAGTTAGAAGAAAAATATTTTAATAATTCTATAAGAGTATTATCGCGTGGTGGAAGTTATTTGGATGGAGATGAAATAATAATTGAGCTTAAAGATTCAAAAAAAAATAAAATTTCAGATGTCACCTAATATTAAAAGTCGAACATTGATTTATCTTTTGATAACAATATTTTTGATATTAAATATAATAATAATTATTGAGAGAATAATTAGTAATTTTTGTTTAAAATAAAAAGTTCATACACATACCTGCCCCAAGAGGGCGCAGTTGGAGGTAAGCTTTTCCAAAGGTTTAAAGCTACTTACCCTTTTGTGCCCGGTAATTCCTAATAGGAGATTTTTAACGATTCCTTTAGGATTGGACATGCCAGACAAAGATCCCGAGCCTCTGGTGAGCTCCCGGAAAGCCTATCTCATGGCAGGGGTAGTCACCGCCATCCCCCTGCTCATCACCTGGTGGGTGGTGCGCTTCATCGTCACCTTGCTCCGGGATTTCGGCGGTCCGGCAGTAAGCTGGCTGCACCTGGCCTTGCGGCCCTGGTCCCCGGAAGCGGCCCGCCTGCTTCTCCACCCCTGGTTTGAGTCGGTGCTGGCGGTCATCCTGGCGGTGGTGGGTTTTTATCTCCTGGGCTGGGGGGCCACCCGGGTGGTGGGCCGGCGGCTCCTGGCCACCCTGGACGCCCTGGTGCACCGCATCCCCTTGGTGAGCACGGTTTACGGCGCGGTGCAGAAATTCCTGGCCGTGCTGCAGCAAAAGCCCGACGGGGTGGACCGGGTGGTGCTTATTGATTTCCCCTCGCCGGAGATGAAGACCGTGGGATTTGTCACCCGCACCCTGGTGGACGCCGCCACCGGACGGCAGCTGGCCGCGGTCTATGTGCCCACCACCCCCAACCCCACTTCGGGTTACTTGGAGATTGTGCCCTTGGAAAAGGTCATCTCCACGGACTGGACCATGGACGAGGCCATGACTTTTATCATGTCCGGGGGCGCGGTGGCCCCGCCTGCTTTGCGGTATTTCCAGGAGACGGAGACTTCCCGGCCGGCGGCAGGTCGGCAGGGAGTGTTCGGAGGAGAAAAGGCTCGGGAGGAAGGGGAGGGGGCATGAAGGGGCGGGGCTGCTTCATCAACAATACCTGGCAGGAGACGGGCCGGTGGCTCACCATCCGCTCCCCCTGGGATGGGGAGGTGGTGGGCGAAGTGGCTCTGGCCGGCGAGAAGGAATGGGAGGCGGCCATCCAGGCGGCCCAGGCCGCCGCCGGGGATCTGAAAAAATACTCCAGCTATGAGCGCCGCCGCCTCCTGGAAGCCCTGGTGGCCGGGGTGAGGGAGCGCCAGGAGGAGTTCGCCCGCACCATCGTGGCTGAAGGAGGAAAACCCATCACCTACGCTCGGGCGGAGATGGCCCGGGGGGTGACCACCCTGACTTTGGCGGCGGAGGAGGCGGCCCGCGTCGGTGGGGAGCTCGTCCCCCTGGACACCCTGCCCGCCACCAAAGGCCGCATGGGCCTCACCCGGCGCTTCCCGGTGGGGCCGGTTTTGGGCATCACCCCTTTTAACTTTCCCTTCAACCTCATGGCCCACAAGGTGGGGCCGGCCCTGGCGGCAGGCAACCCCATCATCGTCAAGCCCGCCTCCGCCACACCCCTCACCACCCTGAAGCTGGCGGAAATCTACGAGGCGGTGGGCGGGCCGCCGGGGGGCTTCCAGGTCCTTCCCAGTCCGGCGGCGCTGGCGGAGCGGGCCGTGGCCGACGAACGCCTGAAGGCTCTCACCTTCACCGGCAGCTCCGAGGTGGGCTGGCACCTGAAAAGCGTGGCGGGCAGGAAAAGAGTGCTCCTGGAGCTGGGGGGGAACGCCGCCCTCATCGTGGACCAGGATGCGGACCTGAAGACCGCCGCCCACCGGGCCGCCATCGGCGCCTTTGCCCACGCCGGCCAGGTGTGCATCGCGGTGCAACGGATCCTGGTGCTGGCGCCGGTCTATGACCGCTTCAAGAGCCTCTTTCTGGAGGCCATTGACCGGGAGATCACAACCGGCGACCCCTCCCGGGAGGAGACGGTGGTGGGGCCCTTGATCACCGACGCCGCCGCCGCCCGCATCCGGGCCTGGGTGGAGGAGGCCCTGGCCGGAGGCGCCACCATGCTCACCGGCGGGCCAGGAGAAGGGCGGCTCATCCCCCCTACGGTTCTGGAAAACGTGCGCCGGGAGATGAAGGTCTGGCGGGAGGAGATCTTCGGGCCGGTGGCGACGCTCACCCCCTGCAGGGATTTCGCCCAGGCCTTGGCTATGGCCAACGACTCGGTCTACGGGCTGCAGGCCGGGGTCTTCACCAACAACCTGGCTCACGCCTGGCAAGCCTTTGAGGAACTGGAGGTGGGCGGGGTGATCATCAACGACGCCCCCGTCTTCAGGGTGGACCACATGCCCTACGGCGGCGTCAAGGCCTCGGGGCTGGGCCGGGAAGGCGTGCGCCTGGCCATGGAGGAACTGAGCGAACTCCGTCTATTGGCGTTGAAGATTAGCAATTGAGGGAGGGGGCCAGGGGTCACCGACCCCTGCCCCCTCCCTCAAGCTCCCTCCCCCAACCCCATATGGGGGGTTGGGAGGGGAGTTTGAGGGGAGGGCGGGGGGCCTTCGGTCCCCCGGCCCTCCCCTCAAAACACATCCCACACGAGGTTTAGCCATGCTGGTGGCGGCGGTGCAGATGCAGTCCACGGCGGACATGGCGGCCAACCTGGCGGCGGCCCGGGAGTTGGTCACCGAGGCGGCGACACATGGGGCCATGTTGGTGGCTCTGCCGGAGCATTTTGCCTATCTGGGGCCGGAGGAGGCCGCCCCGCCCTCGGCCCAGCCTCTAAATGGGCCGTTGGTGCAAGAATTCGGGGAGTTGGCCCGGCAGCTGGGGGTCTTTCTCCTCCTGGGCTCCTTTCCGGAGACCACCGAGCCTGGCCGTTTGCCCTATAACACCAGCGTCTTTTTGGCGCCGGACGGCAAGGTGCTGGCCGCCTACCGGAAGATCCACCTCTTTGACGTGGAGATGACCGACGGCCCCCGCTACCAGGAGTCCAAATCCGTGCGGCCGGGCCATGAGCTGGTGGTGGCGCCTATCCCCCGCACGCCTTTTTTGGCGGGGATGTCCATCTGCTATGACCTGCGCTTCCCGGAGCTTTACCGGGCGCTGTCCGCCCAGGGGGCCGATCTCTTCTTCATCCCCGCGGCCTTCACCCAGAGGACCGGCCGGGATCACTGGGAGGTCTTGGTCAGGGCCCGGGCCATCGAAAACCTGGCTTATGTGCTGGCCCCGGCCCAATGGGGGCGGCACTCCCCAGGGCGGTCGAGCTACGGCCGCTCCCTCATCGTGGACCCTTGGGGGACGGTCCTGGCCCAGGCGCCGGACGGGGTGGGGGTGATTTACGCCGAACTGAACCACCAGCGCCTCACCCGCTTGCGGGAGGAGCTCCCCTGCCTGAAACACCGCCGCCTGTAGAGAAAATTATTGAGGGGAGGACCGGGGGGAGCAGTGGCTCCCCCGCCCTCCCCTCCCCACCCCTTATGAGGGCTGGGGGTGAGGGTCAGGGAGAGGGGGCAAGGACCCACGGCCCCTGGCCCNNNNNNNNNNGAGTCTGAACTAAGCCACAAAAAAAGCGGGAGGGGTCACCTCCCGCCTTTTTGGTGATTGGTGTAGTGGGCGATCAGCGCACGGCCGCGGCCTTGGCCAGCTTCTCCTTCAGCGACATGCAGGTGCGACAGAAGGGGGTTTCGGGCATGACCTCCAAGCGCCGGGGTTCAATGGGCTGGCCGCAGGATTCGCACAGGCCGTAGGTGCCGTTTTCCAGGCGCTGGAGCGCCTCCTCGATGGCCTCCAGCTCCTGACGTTTGGGCCCCAGCAGGGTGAGCTGGGTTTCGGCCAGGAGGCTCACCGTGGCCTGGTCCTCTTCATCCCGGGCGGTGGAGAGCATTTCCTGGTAGCCGTCGCCGATGTTGCTCCGGAGCTGGTCCTTGACCTCCTGCCAGAGGCGCCGTTTGCGCTCCAGGAGCCGCTCCTTCACTTCCGCCAATTTTTCCGCGTTCGGTCCCGCCATCCTTGCTCCTTTTTTCAAGGGGCCAGGGCCACTGGCCGCCGGGCTTACTCCAGAAAGTCCTCCAGGGCAGCCTTCCGGGTGGGGTGTTTCAGGCGCTTGAGGGCCTTTTTCTCGATCTGGCGGATGCGCTCCCGGGAGACCTTGAAGGCCCGGCCGATCTCCTCCAGGGTGTGTTCCACCTCGTCGCCGATGCCGAAGCGCATCTTCATGATCTTCTCTTCCCGCTGGGTGAGGGTGTTGAGGATCAACGCCGTCTTCTGGGTCAGCTCGGATTCCAGAATGCCCTCATAGGGGGAGATGGCCTTGTCGTTCTTGATGAAATCGCCCAGGCGGTCCCCCTCATCCCCCACCGGGGTCTCCAGGGAGATGAGCTCATCCGACAGGTTGGTGACCATGAGGATCTTGTCCTCGCTCACCCCGGAGCGCTCGGAGATCTCCTTCAGGGTGGGCTCTCGGCCCAGCTCCTTCAGGAGGTCATAGAAGGCCCGGTAGCAGCGGTTGCGGATCTCCTGCAGGTGCACCGGAATACGGATGGTCCGGGTCTTGTCGTAGATGGCCCGGGTGATAGTCTGCCGGATCCACCAGGAGGCAAAGGTGCTCA
It encodes:
- a CDS encoding aldehyde dehydrogenase family protein, which translates into the protein MKGRGCFINNTWQETGRWLTIRSPWDGEVVGEVALAGEKEWEAAIQAAQAAAGDLKKYSSYERRRLLEALVAGVRERQEEFARTIVAEGGKPITYARAEMARGVTTLTLAAEEAARVGGELVPLDTLPATKGRMGLTRRFPVGPVLGITPFNFPFNLMAHKVGPALAAGNPIIVKPASATPLTTLKLAEIYEAVGGPPGGFQVLPSPAALAERAVADERLKALTFTGSSEVGWHLKSVAGRKRVLLELGGNAALIVDQDADLKTAAHRAAIGAFAHAGQVCIAVQRILVLAPVYDRFKSLFLEAIDREITTGDPSREETVVGPLITDAAAARIRAWVEEALAGGATMLTGGPGEGRLIPPTVLENVRREMKVWREEIFGPVATLTPCRDFAQALAMANDSVYGLQAGVFTNNLAHAWQAFEELEVGGVIINDAPVFRVDHMPYGGVKASGLGREGVRLAMEELSELRLLALKISN
- a CDS encoding aconitate hydratase; translation: MAQTLVEQILAAHLVEGELVPGAEIGLKIDHTLTQDATGTLAYLEFEAMGVPRVKTEVAVCYVDHNLLQADFRNADDHRFLRTVAARYGLYFSPPGNGICHQVHLERFSAPGKTLIGSDSHTPTAGGAGMLAFGAGGLDVALAMAGQPFYLPMPRVLGVRLTGRLPDWVSAKDVILALLGRLTVRGGRGYILEYFGPGVKTLSVPERAAIANMGAELGATSSIFPSDEKTRTFLRLQGREQDWRPLKAQGRPTYHRVEEVDLAALEPMVAQPSSPDNVVPVREAEGIPVDQVLIGSCANSSFRDLMVVAKALAGKKVHPRVSLEINPGSRQVLETLILAGGLVPLLEAGARIMPPGCWGCIGIGQAPATEAVSVRTFTRNFPGRSGTKGDQVFLVSPETAAATAIYGQLTDPRRLGQAPRIALPRYSIVNGKHLVPPLPPEEAARVEVLRGPNIVPFPELTPLPETWRGEVWLVTGDNVSTDDILPAGSQILPLRSNLPAISEFAFTRLDPEFPRRVKGRGEGAIVGGDNYGQGSSREHAALAPRYLGVRVKLVRSFARIHLANLINFGILPLTFEDPGDYAYLHEGQELELPEVKARLLGGEERLPLRVNGREIWVRAELTPRQRKILALGGALNLARGA
- a CDS encoding carbon-nitrogen hydrolase family protein, which produces MLVAAVQMQSTADMAANLAAARELVTEAATHGAMLVALPEHFAYLGPEEAAPPSAQPLNGPLVQEFGELARQLGVFLLLGSFPETTEPGRLPYNTSVFLAPDGKVLAAYRKIHLFDVEMTDGPRYQESKSVRPGHELVVAPIPRTPFLAGMSICYDLRFPELYRALSAQGADLFFIPAAFTQRTGRDHWEVLVRARAIENLAYVLAPAQWGRHSPGRSSYGRSLIVDPWGTVLAQAPDGVGVIYAELNHQRLTRLREELPCLKHRRL
- a CDS encoding DUF502 domain-containing protein; translated protein: MPDKDPEPLVSSRKAYLMAGVVTAIPLLITWWVVRFIVTLLRDFGGPAVSWLHLALRPWSPEAARLLLHPWFESVLAVILAVVGFYLLGWGATRVVGRRLLATLDALVHRIPLVSTVYGAVQKFLAVLQQKPDGVDRVVLIDFPSPEMKTVGFVTRTLVDAATGRQLAAVYVPTTPNPTSGYLEIVPLEKVISTDWTMDEAMTFIMSGGAVAPPALRYFQETETSRPAAGRQGVFGGEKAREEGEGA
- a CDS encoding TraR/DksA C4-type zinc finger protein, giving the protein MAGPNAEKLAEVKERLLERKRRLWQEVKDQLRSNIGDGYQEMLSTARDEEDQATVSLLAETQLTLLGPKRQELEAIEEALQRLENGTYGLCESCGQPIEPRRLEVMPETPFCRTCMSLKEKLAKAAAVR